The following DNA comes from Coleofasciculus chthonoplastes PCC 7420.
CGATTGAGTCCCCCGATCGCAACCAAGCCAGGGATCGTACCCGCCGCCTTGTTTGGAAAATCGCGATCGCTACATTGCTGTTGATGGCAGTAGGGAGTGCGACGCGGGTGATGAATGCTGGACTCGCTTGTCCGGATTGGCCCCTGTGCTATGGACAGTGGGTGCCAAGTCAGCAGATGAATTTTCAAGTCTTTTTGGAATGGTTCCATCGCCTCGATGCGGCATTAATTGGCGTCAGTACAATCGCCCTAATGGGTTTGTCGTGGTGGGATCGCCGTTTTTTACCCAAGTGGCTGCCTTGGGCGGCAACATTTGCCTTGGGTTTAATTGTGTTTCAAGGCGTCTTGGGTGGCTTAACGGTGACCGAACTGTTACGGTTTGATATTGTGACAGCTCACTTGGGTACAGCCTTGTTGTTTTTCTCAACCTTACTGATTATTGGTACTGCCCTGATGCCTTACAAGGGTACAGGAGCGGTTGGACGCTTACCCTGGATGGGTTTGACGGCAGCTATTTTGGTTTACTTACAAAGCTTGTTGGGAGGTTTGGTGGCTTCCCGTTGGGCATTACATCAATGCTTTGGTGCGTCTCAACTTTGCACCGTGATGAATAGTCATATTGCGGGTGTAGTCCCAGCTACGTTAGTCACTTTAACCCTGGTTATTTGGGCATGGCGCACACCTGCCCTCCATCCCCTGTTGCGACAGTTGGCAAATCTGGCAGGTGGATTAGTAATTTTACAGATTATTCTGGGAGTGGCGACGTTCTGGTTACACCTACAGGTGGAACCTCTAACCGTGTCTCATCAAGCTGTAGGCGCTGCATTACTGGGAGATTTGATTGTCTTTACCGTTTTGGCATTACGCGATCGCACCACTGGGTTAGCGGTAGAAAAAGTAGGTGGGGACAATTAAAGTTAACGGCGAGGATTGTCATTTGTCATTTGTCAGGGAACAGGGAACAGGGAACAGGGAACAGGGAACAGGGAAGGTAGAGTTTTGAGTTAACTCCCTCATCTCCCTCATCTTCCCCAGCTCCCCCAGCTCCCCCAGCTCCCCCAGCTCCCCCAGCTCCCCCAGCTCCCCCAGCTCCCCCAGCTCCCCCACCCCTACAGCATTAAAACGGCGATTGTGTCAAAGTGTTAATGATTGTATATAGTGTTTCAATAAATAAGGAATTGGTGAATTTAATGATTGGGACAACTATATCCCGTCAACATGAAAACTTCCGGCAAGTGATCCAGAGCTACTACCAACTCACAAAACCTCGCATTATTCCTCTGCTGTTGATTACGACAGCCGCAGGGATGTGGATGGCATCTGAGGGGCAAGTTGATCCATTTTTGCTACTCATTACCCTGGTTGGAGGAACCTTAGCTGCTGCTTCGGCTCAAGTTCTCAACTGCATTTATGATCGCGATATCGATTATGAGATGCTACGCACCCGTAGCCGTCCAATTCCCTCAGGGCGGATACAAACTCGTGATGCTTTGTTATTCGCGATCGCTCTCGGATCTGCATCGTTTACCCTATTAGCCGTCTTTGCCAATCTTCTAGCTGCATTATTGGCAATGTCGGGCATTATCTTCTACATGGGGATTTACACCCACTTACTCAAACGCCATACACCCCAAAATATCGTAATTGGCGGTGCAGCAGGGGCAATTCCAGCACTGGTGGGTTGGGCGGCGGTGACGGGAGAGTTGAGTTTACCCGCCTGGTTACTGTTTGCCGTCGTCTTTTTGTGGACTCCTCCCCATTTCTGGGCGCTGGCTTTGATGATTCGCGAGGATTACGCCAAAGTCGGGATTCCCATGTTGCCTGTTGTAGCAGGTGAAGAGTCTACAACCCGTCAAATCTGGGTTTACACGTTGTTAGTTGTTCCCGC
Coding sequences within:
- a CDS encoding COX15/CtaA family protein codes for the protein MTESVLPQHTIESPDRNQARDRTRRLVWKIAIATLLLMAVGSATRVMNAGLACPDWPLCYGQWVPSQQMNFQVFLEWFHRLDAALIGVSTIALMGLSWWDRRFLPKWLPWAATFALGLIVFQGVLGGLTVTELLRFDIVTAHLGTALLFFSTLLIIGTALMPYKGTGAVGRLPWMGLTAAILVYLQSLLGGLVASRWALHQCFGASQLCTVMNSHIAGVVPATLVTLTLVIWAWRTPALHPLLRQLANLAGGLVILQIILGVATFWLHLQVEPLTVSHQAVGAALLGDLIVFTVLALRDRTTGLAVEKVGGDN
- a CDS encoding heme o synthase → MIGTTISRQHENFRQVIQSYYQLTKPRIIPLLLITTAAGMWMASEGQVDPFLLLITLVGGTLAAASAQVLNCIYDRDIDYEMLRTRSRPIPSGRIQTRDALLFAIALGSASFTLLAVFANLLAALLAMSGIIFYMGIYTHLLKRHTPQNIVIGGAAGAIPALVGWAAVTGELSLPAWLLFAVVFLWTPPHFWALALMIREDYAKVGIPMLPVVAGEESTTRQIWVYTLLVVPASLLFIYPLGVSGVVYGAIALVLGSIFLQKAWQLLQSPTNNQLARGLFKYSILYMMLLCTGIVVDSLPITQQLSTALADNLQTLVSAIPFLPFPV